The Arcanobacterium wilhelmae region CGCACCGACTGGCGTCGTTGCCTACTGGCTCATTGTAGCCTGTTAGCGGCCGCCGACGTCGGGGTTCGGCCCGGACGGAACCTACGCACCGGCGTCGTTCGCACCGGCAAACGAGCATACTGATCCACCTGGATCTCACACAGCCATATGCGCAAATCGCACTGCAACGAAGGTGGCATCGTCGCCCGGTTTAAACCGGGGGAAAGCTTCGAAATCGGGGTCAGATTTTTCTGCGTCCCGGAGGCTATTGAGAATATCCGCACCTTCTCCAGCCAGCGTTCGATTCGCGAGTTCCTCAACGCTTCCAACCACACCGTAGGAAACAGCGGCAGCATACCCATCCGAAAATGCAACAACACCTCGAACACGGCCGGCAGGATAATCTGCAACAATAGCGCGCTTAGCCTCCGTTGAACTGATATCCGCAACCCAATATCCGCCATCACGATTTCGAAGTTCCCGATTTCGACGAAGCGTATCTTGGATGGATTCGCGTGCTTCGCGGGGAGGTACCCCTAGCTCACGCGCATGAGCGACCATCTCCCCAAGCGCAGAATCATCAAGACGCGACAGCTTGTCGTCATAGATAACATCGCTCTCTCCGTCGTCAAAAAGAACAACCAGATATTCATCCCCTAGACTCAGAACGCTGAGCCTCGGCAACGACGAACTCTCACGAGAATCCCAACGAAAAGCAACGACACCCGCACTCGGTTCATCAATACGTCGATATTCATGGCCCGCAGCGAGCGCGTAGTACTCATCGGCCGTTGCCTTGGCAGCGCTGTCCACTGCTTGCTGGAGTTCGGAACACCCAGAAAACTTGTTGCTCTGCGCCAATCGTTCGACAAGATGCGCGCCAAGCGTTCGTGAATACCACGCAGGATCCGAAGGGCCGGGAGTGATATCCAGGCTCGTCAGACCACTCGCTCCGTCGAGCACTACTCCGACGCCAGCTTGGGTATCTAGCGCCGCAAAATCTTCGTTCGCTTTTCCTGAACCGCGATCGCTCACCACTTCGCTCATCACTGGAACTACATTCTGTGTGCTCGCCGCACCAGTAGCGTCAAATGGCTCGGGCATCGATCAGCCTTCCGTCGGGGTGTGTAACAGCTCTTTACTCTAGCCAATAATAACTAGACCAGCCGCAACAGCCGCTACACCCAATCCTCCCATCGGAACAGCCTTCTTCAAAATACGATTCCATGAATTCTGAACGATGAAGGAGAAACCCGAAAAAGCAATCAGTAGCGCCCCTGCCAGCACAACCATTGTGCCCGCTGTTTCTTGCGCACTGTACTCCTTACCTAGTTGTAAGGTGCCGATCGTGAATGAGATAAGCCCTGCGAAAAAACCAAGGAATTCAAGGTTGTCACGTTTAGCATCGCCGAGCGCATCGACATCCGCCTTCAACGAATCAATCATCACTACTGTCTGAGCCGCTCGCCCATCAATCTCTTGGACACGAGATTCCATCGCAACGGTTTGCTGATCAAGTTCTTGCGCTCGAACTTCCATCATTGCAGCCTGATAGCCGCCAATCCGAATTGGGTAATCATTGCGGTAAGAATCTTCCGAATCGATTGCCCGAGATATCCACATCTTCGCTTCGCCGAAGTTCCCACGCAACGCCTCAAGTCTGCCTCGGGTAGCAAAAAATTTGGGATAGTTCGTACGAAGGCGATCCGCCTCGTCCAGCGCTTCAAGGGCAGGCTCCAGCCATTTCTCTTTGATCTCCAGAGAAAACTCGGGTGTGCGAGTCTCACATAGCGTCGCCACCAGATCAGCAAACAGATGGGCGTATCCCGCATTTTCAGGTTGACCTCTAAAATTTTCCTCCGCTTGCCTCAGTAGTTCACGGGCGGTCTCGCGGTTCGCAGTAGAAAGCTGCGACGAGAGTGCATGGAGCAACTTGAGGTGAATGAAGGCCGGGGATTCTATAGGAAAAACGCCACGACCAAGGCGCGCGCCATCTGCAAGTAAATCCTCCAATAGGCTTGTGTCGCGCCGATAGCGATAGTAAATGTTCAAGCAGTAGAAGATTGCAAACCGGATATCCGGCGCAAGCTGAGAATCTTGCCAATCTTCTTTCAAGCGTTGAACAAAAATCCCCGGACGATCCGTGCTCCGCGCAATCCGCGCCAACGCGTTCTCAAATTCTTCGCTTTCAGGAGTGCCCAAATGTCCGAAAAGCTGATCGGCTACATGCGAATCTATGTACGCATCAATCGCAACTTTCATGTCAGGAGGTGACATCTCGAGAATTTCCTGAGGACGAGTCTTCATTGACCTTCTCCATCCATTTAATATTAATTATACATCAAAACAATACTTTACTACATAAAAAGTATCTACATGTTCCTTAAGTGAATAGTAATTTTTAACACACTCGAACCGCCAACCGTCATTCGCTCCAATAAATACCGATCAAAACATATCGTCCATCCGCCCTTTCGATCGCATCAACATTGGACTCAAGCTGGGTTGCCCTGGCAGGGCGCGATATTCGGCCCCTGCCACAACGCTCCCGCCGCCGATTTCGGCACGCCTGCGTTCATGTCGTTACGCTCACCTGTCCCTTCGCCGCATTTAGCGAAGCAACACGAAAACACCCTCCACATGAACGCGCTAGTCTGACCTGCCGGCGCCAGCGCGGCCGCCGACGTCGGGGTTCGGCCCGGCCGTAACCTACGCACCGGCGTCGTTCGGCCCGGACGGAACCTACGCACCGGCGTCGTTCGCACCGGCGTCGCGACGGCGCTTCCACACACGCATCGTCGCCAACCGCTGGCGAAAGTGCCGCTTGCGGCGGCGTCTCCACGGACGCACCGGGTGCGCAGCGAAGCGGGAGTTAGTGGTGAGCGCGCGGACGCCGTCGAGCGCAAGAAGCGCAACTGCCGCCCAAATCCCGCCATACGTCCAGATCTGGCCGGGCGCGATGGACTCGCCGAGCGCGAGCGCCGCAAACGTCACGAGCACCGGCTCGACGTAACTGAGCAAGCCAAATAGGCCATACGGAAGCATCCGGGCCGCAACCACGTAACCGATCACACCCAAAACGCTCATCACTCCCACGCCGAGCATGACGGCGAGAAGCCGGGCGTCGGTGACGATCCGCAAAAAGGTGTGGCTCCCCGACGCCATCCACAAAGCCACCGGAAGAGCGAAGGTCATCTCCCAGGCGAGAGCAGAGACGCCGTCGGTGTGAAAATAGCGGCGCACCACGAAATACGCGGGATAACCGAGCGCGATGAACAGCGCCACCCCGCCGAGGCTGCCCGTGCGGATCACCTCGAACACGACTGCCGCCGCAGCGACGAGCGCCGCAACCGCGGTGAGCGGGCTCATCTTTTCTTTGTAGAGTACGCGCCCGATCACCACCATCACGAGCGGCATCAGGAAGTAGCCGAGCGCAACCTCCAGCGCGCGGCCCGCCTGCGGCGCCCAGCCGAATAGCCACATTTGGGCGGCGAGCATCGGCGCACAGAACGCGTAGGCGATGAGGCGGCGCGGGTTCGTGCGCATGCGTTTGAGCTCGAGCCAATAGCCGCGGAGTTTGCCGACCGCCGCGAGCGCGATCAGCACGCCCGGCACCGTCATCACCATGCGCCATGCCCACAGCTCGATGCCGTTCAGCGGCGCGGCGAGCGCGGCGAGGTATGAGAACAGCGCGAACGAGAGCGAGGTTACGAGAGAAATTAGAGTGCCCATCCATTCCAGACTATCGGGGGCGACCGGCTGGCCCCAAAAGATGGGGCGAGCACCGGCGTTGGCGTGGGAGAATTGGCGCATGGATATCACGTTGAATACTGGATCGCCGATCCCGCAGCTCGGCTTCGGCACGTACAAGATCGACGACGGCGGGGCGCCTGAAGCGGTGGCCGGTGCGATCGCGGCCGGCTACCGGCATGTTGACACCGCACAGATGTACGGCAACGAGGCCGGCGTGGGCGCGGGGATCGCGCAGTCGGGCGTGGCACGCGAGGATATTTTCTTAACGACGAAGCTGGACAATCCGAATCATCGGCCTGACGACGTGCGGCGGACGTTGGGAGAGTCGCTGGAGCGTCTGGGCACGGATTACGTGGATTTGTTCCTCATGCATTGGCCTCTTCCGGGCGAATACGACGGCGATTTCATCTCCACGTATCGCGTGATGGAGGAGTTTGTGGCGAGCGGTGAGGTGCGGGCGATTGGCGTGTCCAACTTCCAAACTCACCACTTGGAGAAGCTGATGGCCGCAACCCAGATCGTGCCGGCCGTAAACCAGATCGAGATTCACCCGCGCTTCCAGAACCGCACGGTTGCCGCGTACTGCCAGGCGCATGGGATCGCCGTGGAATCATGGAGCCCGCTGGGGCGTGGGCGCTCGCTGGAGTTGCCGGCGATCGTGGAGATCGCGGAGCGTCTGGGGGCGAGGCCGGCGCAGGTGGTGCTGGCGTGGCACCTGGCGAAGGGCTTCGTGGCGATCCCGAAGTCGATCACCCCGGCGCGCCAGGTGGAGAATTTTGGCGCGCTTGAACTGGAACTTTCGGCGGGTGATGTTGCCGCGATCGACGCCCTCGATCTGGGCGAGCGCGGGCGCGTGGGCATGAACCCGGATACGATGGAGCGCGGCGAAGGCGCTGCGGAGTAACAAACTTTCTGACTGTGAGGGAGAGCCAGCTCGGCTCTCCCTCACGTTTTCGCGGATGTCCCCCGGTTTCTCTCTTTCTGCGTGAAACAATATGGGCAGCTGTGAGGTAGTCGAGGGAGAGGAGACGAAAGTGGAGAACGCTCAGGGGGCGACGGCGCCGCGCGAGATTCGCTCGGCGGCGGAGATTTTGCCCGAGGCTCGCGAGTTTGTGCGCGAACATTTGGCGGGTGCGAAGGCCAGTGAATATGGCCGGCGCTACCGCTACGAGCATTGTCTGCGCGTAGCACGGATCGGGCGCGAGATCGCGATTGCTGAGGATATGGATCCGGATCTGCTCGAGCTCGGGTGCCTTCTCCACGATGTCGGAAAGTATGACGCCGAGGTGCCGGTGGATCACGGACGCGCGGGCGGTCTGGTTGCGCTCGAGTTTTTGCTGGCGGAGGGCCTGCCGGCCGTGCAGGCCGAGGAGCTCGCGCAGGGAATCGCAATGCACACGGACGGTTTGTGGAATGCCCGCAGCGATGATGAGGGCTCGCCGCGCGATGCCCGCGGCCGCGAGTATTTGAGCTTCGATCGGGAGCCGAGCCTGCTGGCGCGTTCAATTGGCGACTGCGACAATGTGGATCGTTTCTCGCTGTATCGCGTGGCCGATACGCTGCGATATGTGCGCTTCATGGAGAAATCCACGCACGAGCAACGCGTTTGGATCGCCGGCAACCTTGAATACCTCGATTCACAGTATTCTTACCAGTGTTCAACCGCAGCGGCCCAGGCCCGCTGGGAGCGGGCACTGGCCCGCCAAATTGAGTTCTACCAGGGCCTCGCCACCGAAATCGGTGAGTAATTTCCGGAGTGATACTTGGCAAGTGTGCAATTTCGCCAACCTCAATCGCTTTTTAGCCGTATATACGCCCAAGAGTCGATTGAGGTTGGCGAAAAAGTAGGTTGACCGAGTATCACCTTGGCCTGCGGCTGACCATCAGCACAAACTACTGCACGGAGGTGTGGCGTTCGATCGAGCGCACGCCCCACCAGGTCACGCCGCCAAGAAGTACAAAGTTCGCTGGGATGAAACCTAATCCGAGCACATTCGGCTGTCCTCCTGTCCGAAGAGCCTCAACGAACTGCGGGAGCATGAACCCCCAGCTCAGGGAACCACTCTCGAGATTCATCACTCCTGGAATCGCCAGCATCCCCACAACGGACACTACCTGCGAGGCTACGTAGAGGACCACCAGCGCACTCACAAACCCGCCAACGCCGAACTTCTGATACTTCTCCTGAGCCGTGATCGAGATGAGCGCCGCAACAGCTGCCACATCGAGGAACAAAACCACGAGCGTCAGCACAAGGCCGGCCACGAAGTAGCCCGTTCCCATTGCCGTCAGAGTATTCCACAGGGGTGCCAAAGCTTGAGAAAAACTGATTCCTGCTTTACTGCCGTAGTGCCACATGATCGACAGAACGGCGAGGAGGACGATCAGGATCGAGGCAACCAGCACTAGGTATGCGAACACCACCTTCGCCCAGAAGATTTCGCGGCCCCTCGCCGGCACTGAGAAGGTGAAGTAGGCGCGCGGCCCACGCATTGTGCGCCAGTACCCAATCGCAAGTATCACAGCCGTGGCAACAACAGCCGCGCCCGCGCCTCCTACGGCGGCGCCCGATGCCATCCCCGAAACAACACCGATTCCAAGCATCTGCAAGGGGAACGAGAGCGCCACAATCACGAGCGCTACGGTAAGCGTCCCCAGGACAACCGTTTTCTTGTGATCGATCCATTCCTGCGCAAGAAGTTTTCCAAACATCAGCGGTATTCCTTTCGTGCGAGGGAGTCGATGGAGAGCCCGGTTTGTGCGCGGAGGTCGTCGGCGTTGCCCGAATAGAGCACGCGTCCGTCTTTGATCATCACCACATCGTCGAAGATGGTCTCGACGTCGGAGACGAGGTGGGTGGAAATAAAGAGCAACGCATCCTCTGGGAAATCCCGCAGGATCCCTTCGAGGATCACGGTGCGGGCACCCGGGTCCACCCCGGAGATCGGTTCGTCGAGGAGGTAGGCTTTCGCGCGGCGCGACATCACGAGCGCCACTTGCACTTTCTCGCGCGTACCCTTGGAGAGTTCCTTGAGTTTCGCGCCAGGTTCGATGTGAAAGAACTCGAGCAGGCGCAGGGCTTTCGGTTCGTCGAAGTCGGCGAAGAAGCGCGAGTAGAGGCGCACGGCGTCGGCTACCTTTTGTTCTGTGTTCAGGAACTCGTCACTGGGCAAGAAAGCGACCTGCGCTTTGGTGGCGAGCCCGGGCGCACCCCCGGCGATCTGCACAGTGCCGGTGTATTCCTGTATCAGCCCGGCGAGGATCTTCAGGAGCGTTGTTTTGCCGGACCCGTTGTTGCCGATCAGTCCAACAACGCGCCCCGGGTAGAGGTCAAGCCTGATCGTGTCGAGGGCGGTGAGTTTTCCGTATTTCTTTGTCAGCGAGTCAACGTGAATCAAAGGTTCCATCGTTGTTCCTTAATCTGTGGTGGTCCAGCGCTGCGCAAGGAGTTTCGTTGCCCCGTCGAGCGAAAGACCGAGGCCGCGAAGCGAAGCGATGTGACGGTCAGTTTGCTCGATGGCTACGGCTTCCCGACGTCGGGCGATCACCTTTTCGTCGGTTGTCACGAAGCGCCCTTGGGTACGTTCCGCGACAGTGAGCCCGTCGTCGTCGAGTGTGCCGAGCGCTCGCTGGATTGTGTTGGGGTTTGCTCCCGCTTCGAGCGCGAGTTCGCGCACGCTGGGGATTTTCGCGCCTGGTTGCCATTCGCCGGAGATGATTTTATGGCCAAAGTTCTCCGCCAGCTGGATCCAGATGGGGCGGGAATCGTCGAAACTCATCATCACCCTTTCCTGTATCACTGTATTAATACACTAATACAATCTCACGTCGGTCCGGCTGTGTCAAGCAAGTAATACAGAGGCGCAAAACTCATCGCCAGCCGAAGCAGAAATCCCGCGCATCATTCCCCGAACTGAACATCGCGGCGTTCCAATATCCCCACACCAAAACCCAAACAACACCCGAAACACCCTCATGCCAATGAAGTCAAAATCCACACAGCCTGTGGATAACTGTTCGTTCTGTTTGACCTATTTTGATTTAATTTTCTTGCCTCCACCCAAAGCGGGAGATATACTGCGAAGCAAATTTAGATATATCGAGGAGGTGAAAGCGATGAAGACATTGATTGATATCGACGAAAAAGTCCTCCAGCAAGTGATGGAGATGACCGGCGCTCCCACAAAGAAGGCTGCTGTGAACGAGGTGCTCGCAAACTATGTGCGCCAGCAAAACATGTTGAGGTACATTGACCTCCTGAAAACCGGAATCCTCAAAGATCTTGACGATCCCGAAGTGATTCGCGAGGCTCAGCGATGAACACTTATTTCTTGCTCGACAATTCTGCCCTGCAACGAATCTACCGAAGTGACGCCGTCCTCATAGCCATCACCGATCTGAGCAAATCAGGACTCGTCGCCTCATGCCTCACGCAATCGCTCGAGGGTGGCTACAGCGCACGTTCCCTACGAGATTGGACATTGAAACGACAGGCCGAAGCCGCATCAACTCGCTTCCTCCCGCCGATTCCCGACGTCGCGGCCATCGCCTTGCGTATGCAGGAGGCGCTTTTCGCGGCTGGGTGCGGACGCGCAGTTGGAGTGAGCGATCTGCAGATAGCGGCGACGGCGGTGGCGCACTCGAACGAGAAACAACGAGTGATCGTGGTGCACTACGATTCGGATTTCGAAACCCTCGCGGAGGTTTTCCCCGAGTTCAAACAGCGCTGGATCGTGCCGCGCGGAACCGTCGATTAAGTCCGCCCGCTACGCTCACTTGGCCGGTACCGGCAACGAGACAGCACCGGCAGGCGAGATGCGCACTCACACTACATTCACAAAGCCAGTCCAGCGCAAGAATCAGTGCCCATCTGTCTTATTCGCCGCCGATATCCATTCCGCCGAAGTTCGAGAAGCGCGCAAAATGGCCCTGGAACGCAAGTTCCACCGAGCCGGTTGGCCCGGAACGATGCTTGCCGATGATAACTTCAGCGGGCGGCGCTTCCATTCCCGCTTCTTCAGCATCGGGGCGGTTGATGAGGATCACGACGTCCGCATCCTGTTCCAGCGATCCCGATTCACGAAGGTCAGAAACCTGCGGGCGGCGATCGTTGCGTTTCTCAGCATCACGGTTGAGCTGGGAAATCGCGATGATCGGGATCTCGAGCTCCTTCGCCAGAAGCTTGATCGAGCGCGAGAACTCCGAAACTTCTTGCTGGCGAGATTCCGGCGAGCGCCCGCCGCTCGTGAGGAGCTGCAGGTAGTCGATCACCATCAGCTCAATACCTTCCTGCTGGCGCAGGCGGCGCGCCTTCGCACGGATCTCGCTCATCGTGAGGTTCGGCGAATCGTCAACGAACATAGGCGCATCGCCGATCCGCTCGATTGTCTGTGCGATGGTTTCCCAGCCCTTTTGATCGACGTTGCCGCGAATCAGATCCCTCAAGAACAGTGAACCCTCGGCGGCGAGCACACGCATCATCAGTTCGTTTCGGTTCATTTCGAGAGAGAAGAAGGCAACCGGCTTGTTCTCCCGAATCGCAGCATGGCGGCAGAAATCCATTGCGAGAGTGGATTTACCCATGCCGGGGCGCGCGGCCACAATAATCATCTGCGACGATCGCAAGCCGGAGAGCACGTTATCCAGATCGGTGAAGCCAGTAGACAACCCTGCAAGCCCACCGTTACGCGCTGCGTTGGCTTCGATCTCTTCGATCAGCCCGGGCACCACTTCGCCGATCGCCGCATAATCCTGGGAGACACGCGAGGAGGTCATCGCGAACATCTCTGATTGCGCCTTGTTCAGCAGTTCGGCAACATCACCGCCCTCAGTGCTGTAACCGAGTTGCGCGATACGCGTGCCTACCTCGACCAGCGAGCGCAACTGCGCCTGCTCACGAACGATCTGCGCGTAATACGTGGTGTTTGCGGCGGTCGGCACCCCGGCAACCAGTGTGTGTAGGTAGGCGCGTCCGCCGATCTGCTCAAGTTTTCCGCGGCGATCGAGTTCGCCGCCAACCAGCACCGCGTCGGCCGGTTCACCTCGCGAGAAAAGGTCCATGACCACTTCGAAGATGGTTGCGTGAGCCGGGCGGTAGAAATCGTTCGCCCGCAACACTTCCACGACCTCGGCGATCGCATCCTTGGACAGCATCATGCCGCCAAGCACGCTCATCTCTGCCTCAAGATTCTGCGGCGGTGTGCGCTCAAAGCTCGAGTTTGCAACGACTTCGCTCACGGGGTACCTCTTTCTCTCGGCCCCCATCATATCCGCCACCTACGACAGTTTTTCCGGTTCACTTTTTTCTCACATTCCCGACGCCGGAGCCCGGCGATTTTGGTCCGGTACCCGACGTTCACCAGTCACTTGGTCAGCTTAAAAAGTTTTAAGTACACTTCATATTTTTCTATTTTCGAGCAAAATTTTAAGTACGTTCAAAATTTTTCATTCCCGACGCCGGTGCTCGGCGCACATACGCAGGAAGAGGTGTCTCTCCAGGGCTACTACTCGGGCGAAGCAGGGCGCGCTTCGGGCGACTCGGGGTTAGCGAGCGCATGACGCCAGACACGCGCCTCGAGCGCGGGATCTCCGCGCGAGCTCGTACGCCTCCGGCGGAGCCCACCGAATGCGGACGCAGCCGCCCCCTCCCCACCGGCGTCCGACGTCACCCTCCCCACCGGCGTCCGACGTCACCCTCCCCACCGGCGTCCGACGTCACCCTCCCCACCGACGTCGGGAGCGCCACACCACCCACGCCGCGAGCGCCCTTAATTTCCGCCACAAATCGGCGTAAGCTGGAAAGAACTGTTTACACGCGCCACCTTGAGGAACCGTATGTCGAAAACCTTCCATTCCCTGCAATTTCCGAACTACCGCCTGTGGTTCACGTCGAACTTTTTCTCGGCGACGGCGATGTGGGTGCAGCGCGTGGCGCAGATTTGGATTGTGCTGACGATTCTGACGGATAATTCGGCGATCGCGGTGGGTATCGTGACGGCGTTGCAGTTCGCGCCGCAGATTTTCCTTGGCCCGCTCGGCGGCGTGCTCGCCGATCGCGGCAATCGCCGGCGCGTGATCCAGATCGGCCAGATCATCATCGCTACGCTCTCGCTAATCCTCGGAATCCTCGTGGTGACGGAGGCGGCGCAGCTGTGGCACGTGTATCTGCTGGCGCTGATTGCGGGCACGTCGGACGCACTGACGTCGGCCACGCGCAACACATTCGTTTCGGAGCTGGTGCCGCCGGAGTCGCTGCCGAACGCGATTTCGCTGAACTCGACGGCGTTCAACATTGCGCGCCTGATCGGCCCGGCAACCGCTGGCGTGATGATCGACTGGTTCGGCGCCGGCTGGGTGCTGATCGTCGATTTCGCCCTGTTTTTCATCCCTGTTGCCACGCTGGCCGTAATGCGCGCAAAGAACTTCTTCCCGTTCACGGCAGTTCCGCGCCACAAGGGCATGATCCGCGAGGGCTTCGCATATATCAAAAAGCGCACGGACATCCAAGGCATCCTGATCTTGGTTGGCGTGATTTCGGGCCTGGGCTTCAACTTCCAGATGACACAAGCACTCATGGCAACCCAGGTTTTCGGGCGCTCCGCCGGCGACTACGGTCTGCTGGGTTCCGCCCTTGCGATCGGTTCGCTTTCGGGCGCTTTGCTTGCGGCGCGCCGGGCGGCTCCGCGCTTTTCGTACATTTTGTTCGCGGGTTTCGTTTTCGGTTTCATGTCGATCGGCGCGGCTTTCGCCTCCAACTATTGGGTGTTTGCCCTGCTCATGGTGCCGTGTGGTTTCCTCATGCTCACGTTCCTCATCGGCTGCAACACCCTGATCCAGACCTCCGTTCCGCCCGAGCTTCGCGGGCGCGCGTTGGCGATCTACTTTGCGATCAACTTGGGCACGACGCCGGTGGGCGCGATTCTCGTGGGCTGGGTTGGCGAGCATTTCGGTGCGAGGTGGTCGCTGGCGATTGGCGGTATCGCGGCACTGATCATTTCACTGATCGTGTTCGTGTGGACGAAGTCGCATTGGGACGTGGAGCTTCATCGTTCGCGCCACTGGCCATTCGTGTCGATTAACGGTCCGCGCGAGCGCGCGCACCTGACCGATCAGGAGAAGGCGGATCTGGCGGCGCAACGCGTGCGCCGCGGCGACGAACACGCCACCGAATCCTGAGTTTGGTTACAACCCCATCCAGGCTTCGCCGCGCACGCGCCACAGCATCGTGGCAGCGCGAGCGCCCATGAACACGAGCGCGTAGCCGCCCCACAGCAGCAGCATGCCGAGCGTGCCGGCGTCCCAGAACAGGAACGCGGCGGCGATCGGCGCGAACGCGGCCAGCGCGAACACCATGTAGCGGGCAAGGGCGCGCGTATCGCCGGCGCCGATGAGCACGCCGTCGAGGATGTAGGCCACGGCCGCCACGGGCATCGCGGCGGCGGTCACCCACATGGCGTTGCGGGCGACGGCCTGCACGGCGCCGTCGGCGGTCATGATCCACGGCACCACGAACGCGAGCGCCACGTAGGCCGCGCCCACCGCGATCCCGGCGCGCACACCCCACGCTTCGCAGCGGCGCAGGATGCGGTGCACGTCGCGCGTATCTCCGCGCCCGAGCCCTTGGCCGGTGAGGATCTGCGCGGCGGTGGCCAGGGAGTCCATGCCGAAGGAGGCGAAGTTCCACATGGTCATCACGATCTGATTTGCGGCGAGTTGTACGGTCCCGAGGCTGGTGGCGGCCGAGATTTGGAGGATGAGCGCGGCTCGCAAGCACAGGGTGCGGATCACGAGCGGGCCGGCGTCGCGCAGAGAGCGCAACACTCCGCCTCCCGACGGCGTCAGCGCGGCCTGGTGTGTGCGCGCGAGTTTCACGACAGCCCACGTGAGGTATGCGCCCATCGCGGTTTGCGCGATTGCGGAGCCGGCGCCCGCTCCGGCAACTCCCCAGTCGGCGCCGTAGATGAGGGCCGCGTTGAGGGGGATGTTGGCGAGTGCGCCGGCGGTGGCTGCTTTGAGCGGGGTTTTCGCGTCGGCGAACCCGCGCAGGGTTCCGTTTGCGGCGAGCACGAGGAGCATTCCGGGCAGGCCGGGTGCGGAGGCTCGCGTGTAGGCGACGGCTTGTCCGGCGACGTCGGGGGCCGGGTTGAATAGGCCGATGAGCCCGGGCGCGAGCGCGAACAGGGCGACGCCGAGGCCCGCTCCGAGTGCGAGGGCGAGCCACATACCGTCGATTCCTTGGCGCAGGCCCGCCGCCGGTTTGCCGGCGCCGACGAGGCGCGCGGTGGCGGCCGTCGTCGCGTAGGAGAGGAAGATGCAGATCCCGACGAGCGTGCCGAGCACGGTGAATGCGAGCGAGAGGCCCGCGAGCTGCGCGGTGCCGAGGCGGCCGACCATCGTCGAGTCGACGGCGATGAGCAGCGGTTCGACGAGGAGCGTTGCGAGGGAGGGTAGGGCGAGCGCGAGGATTTGGCGGTCAAGTTCGCGGCTAGAGAGCGGTTTGTGTGTCATCGTCTCCACCCTACCGCGTTCGCTGGTTTTCGCTCGGTGCGCGGAGCCGTGGGTGTTCGGGACCGGGCGTTCACTGCTGGGTGTTCGGGACCGGGGTGTTCGGGACCGGGCGGGCCTGCAGAGCTAGAGCATCCGCACGAAGCCGGGCGGGGCAGACAAGGCCAGCTGTCCTACCGCACGAAGATCAGCTAGCCTACCGCACGAAGAGCGGGATCAGCAGCGTGGCGAAGTATCCGCCTGCCATGAATGGGCCGAAGGGAATGTGTGTTTTTCGGGTTGCGC contains the following coding sequences:
- a CDS encoding MATE family efflux transporter; translation: MTHKPLSSRELDRQILALALPSLATLLVEPLLIAVDSTMVGRLGTAQLAGLSLAFTVLGTLVGICIFLSYATTAATARLVGAGKPAAGLRQGIDGMWLALALGAGLGVALFALAPGLIGLFNPAPDVAGQAVAYTRASAPGLPGMLLVLAANGTLRGFADAKTPLKAATAGALANIPLNAALIYGADWGVAGAGAGSAIAQTAMGAYLTWAVVKLARTHQAALTPSGGGVLRSLRDAGPLVIRTLCLRAALILQISAATSLGTVQLAANQIVMTMWNFASFGMDSLATAAQILTGQGLGRGDTRDVHRILRRCEAWGVRAGIAVGAAYVALAFVVPWIMTADGAVQAVARNAMWVTAAAMPVAAVAYILDGVLIGAGDTRALARYMVFALAAFAPIAAAFLFWDAGTLGMLLLWGGYALVFMGARAATMLWRVRGEAWMGL